In Desulfobulbaceae bacterium, the DNA window CTAAATGTTAAAATCTGTTTCACCAGGTCTTTGGCACGATTAGCAGCCTTAAGCAACTCAGTCATGTTATGGTGCAGACCACTATCTTCCTCAAGCTTATCAATCGTCAGTTCAGCATAACCAAGAATTGGGGTTAGAATATTATTAAAATCATGGGCAATACCACCGGCCAAGGTGCCAACTGCTTCCATTTTTTGCGATTGTCGTAATTTCCTGTTCAGCTCAGCTCTTTCCTTTTCAGCCTCAACTCTTTGACTGATATCATTGAAGGTAAAAATGTAACCAAGCGACTCTCCTGACGAATCAATAATCGGAGCACCCGAAAAATCGACAGGAATGACAGTGTCATTTTTTTTCTGTAGCTCCAACTCAACCTTGCTCGAATCAGATCCACACACCTTTTGCTGCGTAACTATATCCATGAATCCCAAAGGGTTATCGGTACCGACAACCCTTATAACATCTGCGATATTTTGCCCGACTGCCAACTCTCCCGACACCTCACACATCAACTCGGCAATCGGGTTTATAAATGTTATTTTACCCCCGACATCAGTTGCCACAACGCCATCACCAATGCAGCGCAGCGTTGTCTCAAACATCTTTTTGTCCAGCTCAGCCTTTCTCTTCACCCTGAAAAGTTCGCAAAAGATAGCTACTTTACTTGCCAGAACTTCCGGATCAATCGGTTTAAACAGATAGTCTACGGCACCCGCTTCATAGCCTCGAAAAACATGCTTCTGTTCAACACTGATGGCAGTTACAAATATAATTGGGATGTGCTGCGTGGCTGGATTTGAACGCATCAATTCCGCCGCTTCAAATCCGTCCATATCCGGCATTTGTACATCAAGTAAAACCAGGGCAAAATCATTTTCCAGAACTAACGACAAAGCCTCATTTCCAGAAGAGGCTTTAACAACCTCGACACCAGGGAAATCAAGTGAGGACTCAAGTGCAAATAAATTTGCAGGCTTATCATCGACAGCTAATATTTTAATTGTCCGTTCCATAGAGTTCACTTATATGCAGCAATCGGCTCCACCTAAAAATTAACCTCACCCGTCTGAGAATGACCTGCTTCGAGGTTATAATGATAAAATCAGTTCCCTTACTTAGTATATTGATCGCTACGCAAAAGTAAAGAGATGAAAACTTTCACGAACTGTCAAAATGATGTTGACGAAAAGACCATTTAAAGTTTAAATTGGGCGGTTTTACTTAACGCCTTAAACAGACAGGAAATTGGGTAAATTAATCTTTTGTACTATGAAATCTACACTTTATTAGGCTGGTTGCTTATCATCGCAGCCACACCCTTTTTCATACCATACTGTTTAATTACAGGAAAACACCTAAATAGCCTGAAGCAAAGGTTTGGTTTCTTTGCAGTAAACAGGTCATGGCAGCATCAACAGCGCATCTGGTTTCACGCCGCCTCTGTCGGTGAGGTACAAGTAGCCAAAGCATTAATTGAAGAATGCCACGCATTGAAGCTAGCGGCTGACTTTATAATTACTACCGTAACCGACCAGGGTCAGCTAGTTGCCCAAGCCCAACTGGGGGAAAAAGCCCTTTGTCTTTATGCACCGCTGGATCTGCCCCATATTGTACATGCTTTTCTAAGAAAACTACAGCCCACAGCGTATGTTTGTCTTGAAACCGAACTATGGCCGAACATCATTCGGATTCTGCGCAACAATGGAGTGAGAACCGTTTTGCTTAATGGCAGAATGTCTGAAAAATCTTTTAACAATTACAACAGATTTGCAGACTTTTCGCGACAGGTATTAGCAAATATTGAAAAAATTGCTGTCATTAACGATACAGACAAGAAGCGTTATACAGCGTTAGGATATCGACGGGATAAAATTGTGGTTACTGGTAACGCTAAATATTCACTGCGTCTCCCTGATACAACTTTGTATTCTGATTACAACACCACAGACAGCTCCCAACAGCGATACAGGCAGTTGCTTTGCCTCCGCGAAAACCAACCGCTTCTGGTGGCGGGCAGCACACATACCGGTGAAGAAACCTTGCTTGTCGAAGTTTATTTAGAACTTGTATCATCGATGCCCGGCTTAGTAATGATCTTAGCCCCGCGGCATTTAGAGAGATTAGCGCAGATTCAAAAGATCCTTGATGATTTCAAGGTAGACCACCAGAGATTTTCAGAGCTACTCTCTGGAAAAGTGCGTAGCGCCTCAATCATTTTACTTGATACAATGGGAGAACTACGCGGATTATACTCAATCGCAACCTTTGTTTTTTGCGGTGGAAGTTTAGTCGAGAAAGGCGGCCACAACATCATGGAGGCAGCACTTCACGGGAAGGCTCCAATCTATGGACCACACATGAAAGATTTCCTTGATGCTGTAACGTTACTCGAAAATAATGGCGGCGGCTTTATGGTTGCCAACTCTTTTGAACTTAAGAATCTATTGCTCTCATTTGCAAACAAACCTGATCTGCTAAACAAAGCAAACGAGAAAGCTGTGGCAACAGCCAATGCTCAGCAAACTGCAGCCCGCAATCAGGTAAAGATACTTCTGGATGTTTTAGCTCATTAGTTTATCGCCAACCATCGTTTATTAATGTAATGTTTGCACGGACACCAAACAAATAGGACAAATACTATGAAAGCGCTTGTTGCCTTAGAAGACGGCAGAATTTTTGAAGGTCGGTCATTTACCGGCCCTGGTGAGGCCCTCGGGGAGATTGTTTTCAATACCGGCATGACCGGTTACCAGGAAATCCTTACCGATCCTTCCTACTGCGGACAAATCGTCACGATGACCTACCCTTTAATTGGTAATTACGGTGTCAACAAAGACGATATGGAGTCATCTTCAATTCATCCCGGTGCCCTTCTGGTTCGCGAGTATAACGCCATTCCCAGCAACCACCTCGCTGACGCCACCCTTGCTCAGTTCCTCACAAAAAACAATATTCTTGGCGTTGAAGGTCTCGACACCAGAGCAATTACCAAACACACGAGGGTTGCCGGAGCACTGAAGGGAATTGTCTCTACAGACGTACTTGACCCCCAGGCACTGATCCAGAAAGCCAAAGACTGGTCAGGTTTAGTTGGTCACGACATGGTCAGCAGAGTCACCTGCCCTGAGCCTTACTGCTGGACTGATAGCGGACCTGTGCCTGGGACAAATTTCAGTAGTGCCGGTTCTGGAAAATTCAAGGTTGTCGCCATTGATTTTGGCTTGAAGTATAACCAACTTCGCCTGCTCGCTGCGCGAGGCTGCCAAATTCAAGTTGTTCCTGCTCAGACATCTTCAGAATCAATACTTGCTTTGAACCCGGACGGCATATTCTTAACCAATGGCCCCGGAGACCCCGCTGGTGTGCCCGGTGTTGTCGACACCATCCGAGACCTGCTCGGTAAAAAACCAATTTTTGGTATCTGCCTTGGCCACCAGATTCTTGGTCTGGCTTATGGTGGCACCACCTACAAACTTAAATTTGGTCATCGGGGCTCAAACCAACCGGTCAAAAATCTTGCCACCGGCAAGATTGAAATTACCGCACAAAACCATGGTTTTTGCGTTGATCTTGACAGCCTTAACCCTGACGAAGTAGAGCTGACCCACGTAAATCTTAATGACGGCAGTCTTGAAGGAATGCGACACAAAAAACATCCATCCTTTTCTGTTCAGCACCACCCTGAGAACGCCCCTGGCCCTCATGATTCCATTTACTTATTCGATCGTTTTATTGAGATGATGAAATAGAAGAAAGACAACGTCATGACCAAGTATTTTGCTTACCCCAATTACAAACACCTGAGTTTCAGGAAACAAGAGATTAGGTACTAGATTATGCCAAAAAGAGAAGACATCAAAAAAATACTTATTATCGGCTCCGGTCCAATTATCATAAGTCAGGCATGTGAGTTCGACTACTCTGGAACCCAGGCAGTAAAAGCTTTGAAAGAAGAAGGTTACGAAGTTGTGCTGATTAACTCTAATCCTGCAACCATCATGACCGACCCGGAGATTGCCGACAGAACCTATATTGAACCAATTACCCCGGAAATGGTTGCCAAAATTATTGAAAAAGAACGCCCGGATGCACTGCTCCCTACCCTTGGCGGCCAGACTGGTTTAAATACGGCCTTAAAACTTGCCGAGATGGGTGTCTTGGACAAATTTGGCGTGGAAATGCTTGGTGCTGATGCCGATGTTATCCGCAAAGCTGAGGGACGTGATTCATTTCGAAACGCCATGCATAAAATCGGCTTGAATGTGCCCAAAAGCTCCATTGTTCATACCATTGAACAAGCGCGAGCCGCCGGGGATGAGATCGGTTTTCCCGTCATTGTTCGCCCGAGCTTTACCCTTGGAGGAACTGGCGGCGGTGTTGCCTATAATGGCCAGGAACTTGACGCGTTGTGCACTGTCGGCCTCGACTTAAGCCTGAACACTGAGGTCATGATTGAAAAAAGTCTGCTCGGCTGGAAGGAGTACGAGCTTGAAGTTATGCGCGACAATAATGACAATGTCGTCATTGTCTGCTCAATAGAAAATCTCGACGCCATGGGCGTTCATACTGGAGATTCGATTACAGTTGCTCCGGCGCAGACATTAACGGACAGAGAGTATCAGGCTCTGCGTGATGCCTCAATCGCTATCATGCGTGAGATCGGTGTTGAGACAGGTGGGTCGAACGTGCAATTTGCAGTAAATCCTGTTGACGGAGAGATCATGATAATTGAGATGAATCCTCGCGTTTCCAGGAGTTCTGCCCTTGCCTCAAAAGCGACTGGCTTTCCAATCGCCAAAATTGCTGCAAAACTGGCAGTTGGCTACACCCTTGATGAAATCAAAAATGATATTACCAAGGAGACATATGCTTCATTTGAACCGAGTATTGATTATTGTGTTGTGAAAATTCCCCGCTTTACCTTTGAAAAATTTCCTGAAGCAGACGATTTTCTGACTACTGCCATGAAATCTGTTGGTGAAACCATGGCCATTGGCCGAACCTTCAAAGAGGCCTTCCAGAAAGGTATGCGTTCTCTGGAGACAGGCTACACCGGATTTGGTGCCGGCCCTAAATTCAAGCATTCCGGCATCAGTGACGAAACTCTGGCGCGGGCTCTGGCCAAACCAAGCTCACAACGGATGCTGTATGTTTACGAGGCCCTCAGGCGTGAAATGCCAGTTGAACAGATCTATACGATCTCCTTTATAGACCCCTGGTATCTGAACAATCTGAAACAGATTGTTGAACTTGAAAAATCAATCAAGGATTGGGGCTTTTCCGGTTTAAACGCAGAAAATTTATACAAGGCCAAACAGTTTGGCTTTTCAGATAAACAGATCTCCTTCCTGACCGGCACCTCAACCAGTGACATTCGCGAGTTGCGTGACAAACTTAACATCAAAGCTGTTTATAAATTGGTTGACACCTGTGCCGCTGAATTTGAAGCCTTTACTCCGTACTTTTACTCTACCTATGAGCAGGAAAATGAAGCGCGCCCCTCTGATAGTAAAAAAGTCATGATTATCGGCGGCGGTCCAAACCGAATTGGTCAGGGTATTGAGTTTGACTATTGCTGTGTTCACGCTGCTTTTGCCTTAAATGAGCTGGGCATTGAAAGTATTATGGTGAACAGCAATCCTGAAACAGTCAGTACCGACTATGACACCTCTGACAAACTGTTTTTCGAGCCTCTGACCATCGAGGACGTCCTTAATATTATCGACACCGAAAAACCTTATGGCGTCATTGTGCAATTCGGTGGTCAAACGCCTCTGAACTTGGCAAATGACCTTCAGCAGGCTGGTGTGAACATCCTTGGAACTTCAGTAGACAGCATTGATCGAGCCGAAGACAGAAAGCGATTCAAGCAGTTTCTGCAAAAGTTAAGCTTACAACAACCTGAAAACGGTACAGCACGAACTCCGGAGACCGCTGTAGAGATTGCCAATCAAATCGGCTACCCTGTAATGGTCAGGCCTTCCTACGTTCTTGGCGGAAGGGCCATGCGCATAGTCTATAATGCCCGCGACCTTAACGATTACATGACAACTGCAATTGAAGTCTCTTCAGAACACCCAATTCTGATTGATAAATTTTTAAAGGATGCCATCGAAATTGACGTAGATGCAATTTCTGACGGTGAGGTTTGTATAGTCGGTGCCGTAATGGAGCATATTGAAGAGGCCGGAATCCACTCCGGTGATTCAGCTTGCGTGCTGCCGCCCCACACCCTGTCAAAGAAACTCCAGGACGAAATCATGGCCGCCACCAAAGCCATGGCTTTGGAGCTCAATGTTATTGGACTTATGAACATCCAGTTTGCCGTAAAAGATGAAACTATATATGTCCTTGAGGTTAACCCAAGGGCCTCAAGGACAGCGCCATTTGTAAGCAAAGCTACAGGTGTTCCGCTTGCCAAACTTGCAACAAAGGTAATGATGGGCAAAAAACTTGCGGAACTTGGCCTTACCAAAGAAGTGCAAATTACCCATTATGCAGTTAAAGAAGCTGTTTTTCCTTTTGATCGTTTCAGCAACGTTGACACACTGCTAGGCCCAGAGATGAAATCAACCGGGGAAGTTATGGGAATTGATTCCACACTCGGACTGGCTTTTGCTAAAGCACAACTGGCAGCCGGTCAAAAGATACCAACCTCCGGCACCGTTCTTATTTCAATGAAAGGCGATCACAAAAAAACGATTGTTCCATCTGCTAAGAAATTAGCAGAACTAGGCTTTAAAATAATGGCAACAAAAGGTACGGCTAAGGTTCTTAATGAGGCAGGCATTGACTGTTGCATGGTAAATAAGATCTCCGAAGGCCGCCCCCATATACTGGACATAATTCAGGACAAAAAAATTCAATGGATTATCAACACGTCTATGGGAACAAGAGCAACAGAAGACTCATACACAATTCGGCGCAGCGCCCTTGATTATCATATCCCTTACACAACTACAACGGCTGGTGCTGAATCCATGGTTATGGCAATCACAACTCTACATGAAGAAAGTATGGAAGTTAAATCTCTGCAGGAGTATTTCCAATAACTTCATATGGCAGCTAGACATTCCGACCAAGACGACTTATTGTAAGCAGGAATCATTAAATGTCTGTAGCTGTTGAGCTTCTGAAAATTATATTTATTACAACTCTGTCTATATAGGAGAACTTTGACTTGAACATGTTCTACAAAAACCTTTCAATGTGGCTTGTTATCGGCCTTACCATGGTATTGCTTTTCAACCTGTTTAACAAACCTCAAACATCTGTGACCGAGATGAACTACTCTGACTTCATCTCCAGTGTTGAATCGGGCATGGTTAATCAAGTTGTTATTCAGGGTAATGAGTTAAGCGGCACTATTCAGGGCGGCACCAGTTT includes these proteins:
- the carB gene encoding carbamoyl-phosphate synthase large subunit, which codes for MPKREDIKKILIIGSGPIIISQACEFDYSGTQAVKALKEEGYEVVLINSNPATIMTDPEIADRTYIEPITPEMVAKIIEKERPDALLPTLGGQTGLNTALKLAEMGVLDKFGVEMLGADADVIRKAEGRDSFRNAMHKIGLNVPKSSIVHTIEQARAAGDEIGFPVIVRPSFTLGGTGGGVAYNGQELDALCTVGLDLSLNTEVMIEKSLLGWKEYELEVMRDNNDNVVIVCSIENLDAMGVHTGDSITVAPAQTLTDREYQALRDASIAIMREIGVETGGSNVQFAVNPVDGEIMIIEMNPRVSRSSALASKATGFPIAKIAAKLAVGYTLDEIKNDITKETYASFEPSIDYCVVKIPRFTFEKFPEADDFLTTAMKSVGETMAIGRTFKEAFQKGMRSLETGYTGFGAGPKFKHSGISDETLARALAKPSSQRMLYVYEALRREMPVEQIYTISFIDPWYLNNLKQIVELEKSIKDWGFSGLNAENLYKAKQFGFSDKQISFLTGTSTSDIRELRDKLNIKAVYKLVDTCAAEFEAFTPYFYSTYEQENEARPSDSKKVMIIGGGPNRIGQGIEFDYCCVHAAFALNELGIESIMVNSNPETVSTDYDTSDKLFFEPLTIEDVLNIIDTEKPYGVIVQFGGQTPLNLANDLQQAGVNILGTSVDSIDRAEDRKRFKQFLQKLSLQQPENGTARTPETAVEIANQIGYPVMVRPSYVLGGRAMRIVYNARDLNDYMTTAIEVSSEHPILIDKFLKDAIEIDVDAISDGEVCIVGAVMEHIEEAGIHSGDSACVLPPHTLSKKLQDEIMAATKAMALELNVIGLMNIQFAVKDETIYVLEVNPRASRTAPFVSKATGVPLAKLATKVMMGKKLAELGLTKEVQITHYAVKEAVFPFDRFSNVDTLLGPEMKSTGEVMGIDSTLGLAFAKAQLAAGQKIPTSGTVLISMKGDHKKTIVPSAKKLAELGFKIMATKGTAKVLNEAGIDCCMVNKISEGRPHILDIIQDKKIQWIINTSMGTRATEDSYTIRRSALDYHIPYTTTTAGAESMVMAITTLHEESMEVKSLQEYFQ
- the carA gene encoding glutamine-hydrolyzing carbamoyl-phosphate synthase small subunit, producing the protein MKALVALEDGRIFEGRSFTGPGEALGEIVFNTGMTGYQEILTDPSYCGQIVTMTYPLIGNYGVNKDDMESSSIHPGALLVREYNAIPSNHLADATLAQFLTKNNILGVEGLDTRAITKHTRVAGALKGIVSTDVLDPQALIQKAKDWSGLVGHDMVSRVTCPEPYCWTDSGPVPGTNFSSAGSGKFKVVAIDFGLKYNQLRLLAARGCQIQVVPAQTSSESILALNPDGIFLTNGPGDPAGVPGVVDTIRDLLGKKPIFGICLGHQILGLAYGGTTYKLKFGHRGSNQPVKNLATGKIEITAQNHGFCVDLDSLNPDEVELTHVNLNDGSLEGMRHKKHPSFSVQHHPENAPGPHDSIYLFDRFIEMMK
- a CDS encoding response regulator translates to MERTIKILAVDDKPANLFALESSLDFPGVEVVKASSGNEALSLVLENDFALVLLDVQMPDMDGFEAAELMRSNPATQHIPIIFVTAISVEQKHVFRGYEAGAVDYLFKPIDPEVLASKVAIFCELFRVKRKAELDKKMFETTLRCIGDGVVATDVGGKITFINPIAELMCEVSGELAVGQNIADVIRVVGTDNPLGFMDIVTQQKVCGSDSSKVELELQKKNDTVIPVDFSGAPIIDSSGESLGYIFTFNDISQRVEAEKERAELNRKLRQSQKMEAVGTLAGGIAHDFNNILTPILGYAELTIDKLEEDSGLHHNMTELLKAANRAKDLVKQILTFSRQQEKLFANMKIQPVVKETMKLLRATFPSTIEIQSEISPDCEAIFAEPTQVHQVIMNLCTNAYHAMGVGGVLKVSLVPVVISDEADSRGLEPGKYVRLSVSDTGVGISSDLHGRIFEPYYTTKGVGAGTGMGLAMVHGIVDEHKGRILLSSTVGVGSTFEVYFPVATGDSVVASQPQIVEAPHGHANILVLDDEEAIVCLVGEILEKFGYTHSNFTSSVEALAEFSADPQKYDLIVTDQTMPEMTGVTFAEHVHRIRPEIPIVLCSGYSTDVNEKNAADLNVTYLGKPVCKNLLATTIDALLTKRVLR